One Sphingomonas sp. LHG3406-1 genomic window carries:
- a CDS encoding response regulator, translated as MRVLIVEDETMVAMAIEDALLDAGCEIVGIAGTVPEALGLIDRERPDAVTLDGNLNGTLTGPVARQLRELAIRHLVVTGYVELAATDPWLSQSPVIHKPFTHQALTKAAAEHFC; from the coding sequence ATGCGTGTATTGATTGTCGAAGACGAGACGATGGTGGCCATGGCGATCGAAGATGCATTGCTTGATGCCGGATGCGAGATCGTCGGGATCGCCGGTACGGTGCCCGAAGCCCTGGGTCTGATCGATCGGGAACGGCCGGATGCCGTGACTCTCGATGGGAACCTCAATGGAACCCTGACCGGCCCCGTTGCCAGGCAGCTGAGGGAACTGGCGATCCGTCATCTGGTCGTAACGGGATATGTCGAGCTTGCTGCGACCGATCCCTGGCTTTCCCAGTCGCCGGTGATCCACAAGCCATTCACCCACCAGGCTTTGACCAAGGCGGCTGCTGAACACTTCTGCTGA
- a CDS encoding CHASE3 domain-containing protein, translating to MRRIIVIALIGLLGVAFVLATLGLGTIRASAERSQAEALRNHTMQVIIEAERLTAALEAMQRGQRGYLLTESSAFLEPYFQGSRDERVYREKLRRATRDNPRQQASLASLDRSVADLAGVLRETINLTSGGRTAEALAIVRTGEGRQHMRAINGVLDRIVAEEQRLLETRSMTADEADRRANQYTLWLTVAGTGLLALAAALGATALRHHVQRAEIEQLLRSVLASVHGAVFAKNAHGKYTLMSEVGAKFFGRSVDDIVGRTDAEIHPPLFADTAAEHEQRAAEQGAPVRFDEAVILDGHERHLSVTRTVLHDLEGNIAGTAGVAIDVTAWRQSETKLLSLDAELASSRLQLEQILEALPIGVVVCDAPSGAIRFGNRTVEQVFRHPVLQSRSAQEYGEWESYHADGRRVESEEYPLARVLAEGEPAEGEFHYRRGDGTMAWVRILGAPIRNAQGEMDGGVVAIVDVDEQRRLVEHQRLLAAELSHRVKNVLAVVQAIATATLSRSNSLEQFAPAFEGRLAALSTAHGLLLSTNWRNLSFRDLATAEMAPYQRERHLIRIEGPNFQLGPKQGVALALILHELSTNSAKHGAIGHGGQVTIAWTVSGDDGGRQVRLKWEETGLGSPPTLAGDGFGSRLIRRSVSNDLRGRAERIVAPDGVSWEFDFLLVDQPGLIEGLGSEPVAT from the coding sequence GTGCGCCGGATCATTGTGATTGCCCTCATCGGACTGCTCGGCGTCGCGTTCGTTCTTGCCACGTTGGGCTTGGGCACGATTCGAGCGTCGGCGGAACGATCGCAGGCGGAGGCCTTGCGCAACCACACCATGCAGGTGATCATCGAGGCCGAGCGACTGACCGCCGCGCTTGAGGCCATGCAGCGCGGTCAGCGCGGCTATCTCTTGACGGAGAGCAGTGCGTTTCTTGAGCCCTATTTCCAGGGCTCTCGCGACGAACGGGTTTATCGGGAAAAGCTACGGCGGGCGACGCGGGACAATCCGAGACAGCAAGCCAGCCTCGCGAGCCTTGACCGGTCGGTCGCCGACCTTGCGGGGGTCCTCAGGGAGACCATTAATCTGACGAGCGGCGGGCGCACGGCCGAGGCGCTGGCAATCGTCCGAACGGGGGAAGGTCGCCAGCACATGCGGGCGATCAACGGAGTGCTCGACCGGATCGTCGCCGAGGAGCAGCGGCTGCTCGAAACCCGCTCGATGACGGCAGACGAGGCGGACCGCCGAGCCAACCAATACACCTTGTGGCTGACCGTTGCGGGTACCGGCCTCCTGGCACTTGCCGCGGCGTTAGGCGCGACGGCACTGCGGCATCATGTGCAGAGGGCCGAGATCGAGCAACTGCTGCGGTCGGTCCTGGCGTCGGTCCACGGCGCCGTATTCGCCAAGAACGCGCACGGGAAGTACACGTTGATGAGCGAGGTCGGTGCCAAGTTCTTCGGACGCTCCGTAGACGACATCGTCGGGCGAACTGATGCCGAGATCCACCCTCCCCTGTTCGCCGATACGGCTGCAGAGCATGAGCAGCGAGCGGCGGAGCAAGGTGCTCCGGTGCGGTTCGACGAAGCCGTCATCTTGGACGGTCACGAACGTCACCTTTCCGTCACCCGCACAGTGCTTCACGACCTTGAAGGAAACATCGCCGGCACGGCTGGCGTGGCCATCGACGTCACCGCGTGGCGGCAAAGCGAAACGAAGCTGCTCTCGCTCGATGCGGAACTCGCCAGTTCGAGGCTTCAGCTGGAGCAGATACTGGAAGCGCTGCCCATCGGTGTGGTCGTCTGCGATGCTCCCTCCGGTGCGATCCGCTTCGGCAATCGCACCGTGGAGCAGGTCTTTCGGCACCCGGTGCTGCAATCACGGAGCGCTCAGGAGTATGGCGAGTGGGAGTCCTACCATGCCGACGGGCGGCGCGTCGAAAGTGAGGAGTATCCGCTCGCCAGGGTTCTTGCCGAGGGCGAGCCTGCCGAGGGGGAATTTCATTATCGGCGTGGTGACGGGACGATGGCCTGGGTCCGTATCCTCGGCGCTCCAATCCGCAACGCGCAAGGGGAAATGGATGGCGGTGTTGTCGCCATCGTCGACGTCGACGAGCAACGCAGATTGGTCGAGCATCAGCGCCTGCTTGCCGCCGAATTGTCGCATCGGGTCAAGAACGTCCTGGCGGTGGTCCAGGCGATTGCCACGGCGACACTGAGCCGCTCCAACTCGTTGGAGCAATTCGCCCCCGCGTTCGAAGGCCGGCTGGCGGCGCTGTCGACCGCCCATGGGCTGCTGCTAAGCACCAACTGGCGTAATCTGTCGTTTCGTGACCTCGCGACAGCCGAAATGGCGCCTTACCAACGCGAGCGGCACCTGATCCGGATTGAGGGGCCCAACTTCCAACTTGGCCCGAAGCAGGGCGTCGCGCTGGCCCTCATCCTCCATGAGCTTTCCACCAATTCGGCAAAACATGGGGCGATTGGTCATGGGGGGCAGGTGACCATCGCGTGGACAGTGAGTGGCGATGACGGGGGTCGGCAAGTTCGGCTCAAGTGGGAGGAAACGGGTCTCGGCAGTCCGCCGACGCTGGCCGGAGACGGCTTCGGCTCCCGCCTGATCCGGCGCTCGGTATCTAACGATCTGCGGGGAAGGGCGGAGCGAATTGTCGCACCCGATGGCGTCTCCTGGGAGTTCGACTTTCTCCTTGTGGATCAGCCGGGCCTGATTGAAGGCCTTGGGAGTGAACCTGTTGCAACCTGA
- a CDS encoding AarF/ABC1/UbiB kinase family protein, protein MSDDQGRAVPRSRFARASQFGKLAGGIAGGMLAEGARRLAAGERPSGRDLLLTPGNLSRVADRLAHLRGAAMKLGQMISLDSGDFLPPELSDILARLRSNAFHMPPAQLAQVLEGEWGKDWRRRFRRFQAHPVAAASIGQVHRAETHDGRILAIKVQYPGVAESIDADVDNVASLLRVSGLLPAGLDIAPLLAEAKAQLAREADYRREGEQLRRFGTLLEGSPDFVVPALDEEFTTARALSMTFIDSHPIEQLSSAPQQERSEAVGRIVRLVLRELFEFGTMQTDPNFANYRLATDGRIALLDFGAAQDVPASIIEGYRTLLSAALAQDADALKEGAVAAGFLGQAVADNHAQALDRMVRVILDELHKSGDFSFGDRAFLGILREEGMRIAADKTSWHLPPSDLLFVQRKISGTALLGARLKAQVPMRKLIAEALAT, encoded by the coding sequence ATGAGCGACGATCAGGGCCGCGCCGTTCCGCGGTCGCGCTTCGCCCGGGCCAGCCAGTTCGGCAAGCTCGCCGGCGGGATCGCGGGCGGCATGCTGGCCGAAGGCGCCCGCCGCCTCGCGGCCGGCGAACGGCCGAGCGGCCGCGACCTTCTCCTTACCCCCGGCAATCTGTCGCGGGTGGCCGACCGGCTCGCCCACCTTCGCGGCGCGGCGATGAAGCTCGGGCAGATGATCTCGCTCGACAGCGGCGACTTCCTCCCGCCCGAACTGTCCGACATCCTCGCCCGCCTGCGCAGCAATGCCTTCCACATGCCCCCGGCGCAGCTTGCGCAGGTGCTGGAGGGCGAATGGGGCAAGGACTGGCGCCGCCGCTTCCGCCGCTTCCAGGCGCATCCGGTCGCCGCCGCCTCGATCGGGCAGGTCCACCGCGCCGAGACGCACGATGGCCGGATCCTCGCGATCAAGGTGCAATATCCGGGCGTCGCCGAAAGCATCGACGCCGATGTCGACAATGTCGCCTCGCTGCTGCGCGTGTCCGGTCTGCTTCCGGCCGGGCTCGACATCGCGCCCCTGCTCGCCGAAGCCAAGGCGCAACTCGCGCGCGAGGCCGACTATCGCCGCGAGGGCGAGCAGCTCCGCCGCTTCGGCACCCTCCTCGAAGGCAGCCCCGACTTCGTCGTCCCCGCCCTCGACGAGGAATTCACCACCGCCCGCGCACTTTCGATGACCTTCATCGATAGCCACCCCATAGAACAACTATCTTCCGCTCCGCAGCAGGAGCGCAGCGAAGCCGTTGGCCGCATCGTCCGTTTGGTTCTCCGCGAGTTATTCGAGTTCGGCACGATGCAGACCGATCCCAATTTCGCCAACTACCGTCTGGCGACCGACGGTCGGATTGCGTTGCTCGACTTCGGCGCCGCGCAGGACGTGCCGGCGTCGATCATCGAAGGCTATCGCACCTTGCTCTCGGCCGCCCTCGCCCAGGATGCGGATGCCCTGAAGGAAGGTGCGGTCGCCGCCGGCTTTCTCGGTCAAGCCGTGGCCGACAACCATGCGCAGGCGCTCGACCGGATGGTGCGAGTCATTCTCGACGAGCTGCACAAGTCGGGCGACTTCAGCTTCGGCGATCGCGCCTTCCTCGGCATCCTGCGCGAGGAAGGCATGCGCATCGCGGCCGACAAGACCAGCTGGCATCTACCCCCGTCCGACCTGCTGTTCGTCCAGCGCAAGATCAGCGGCACAGCCTTGCTCGGGGCAAGGCTGAAGGCCCAGGTCCCCATGCGGAAATTGATTGCGGAAGCGCTGGCGACGTAA
- a CDS encoding DUF393 domain-containing protein, with product MTLMLTVWFDGACPLCRREIAFMQRLDRRGRIRFIDVSDPDAPADCPVDRAALLARFHAREGDRLLSGAAAFAAMWRAIPWLRPLGELARVPVVLALLERAYVRFLRVRPALQRRLAR from the coding sequence ATGACCCTCATGCTCACCGTCTGGTTCGATGGCGCCTGTCCGCTCTGCCGCCGCGAGATCGCCTTCATGCAGCGGCTCGACCGGAGGGGCCGGATCCGCTTCATCGACGTGTCCGACCCGGACGCGCCGGCCGATTGCCCGGTCGACCGCGCCGCCCTGCTCGCCCGCTTCCATGCGCGCGAGGGGGATCGCCTGCTGAGCGGGGCCGCGGCCTTCGCCGCCATGTGGCGCGCCATTCCCTGGCTTCGTCCGCTCGGGGAGCTTGCGCGGGTGCCGGTCGTCCTTGCCCTGCTCGAACGCGCCTACGTCCGCTTTCTCCGCGTCCGTCCTGCCCTCCAGCGGCGGCTCGCCCGATGA
- a CDS encoding response regulator, with amino-acid sequence MAEPACILLVEDEPLIAFALEDLVLELGYHVVGPAYRLDEALDLARTAPFDAAILDVNLNEQQSFPIAALLKERGIPFLFATGYAEGNLSGLGNAAVIAKPYGRDQLARALAAILA; translated from the coding sequence ATGGCTGAGCCCGCCTGCATCCTGCTCGTCGAGGACGAGCCGCTGATCGCCTTCGCGCTCGAGGATCTCGTCCTCGAACTCGGCTATCACGTGGTCGGGCCTGCCTACCGCCTCGACGAAGCGCTCGATCTCGCGCGGACAGCGCCGTTCGACGCCGCCATCCTCGACGTCAACCTCAACGAACAGCAGAGCTTCCCGATTGCCGCCCTGCTGAAGGAACGGGGCATCCCCTTCCTGTTCGCAACCGGCTATGCCGAAGGCAATCTGAGCGGCCTCGGCAACGCGGCGGTGATCGCCAAGCCTTATGGCCGGGACCAGCTCGCCCGCGCGCTTGCGGCCATTCTCGCCTGA
- a CDS encoding PAS domain S-box protein — protein sequence MPVFLDGGGECGALIKSRDWSDSLGPVESWSQSLKAATGLLLRSPVPIVMLWGEDGIMLYNDAYSTFAGGRHPELLGSRVREGWPEVADFNDHVMKVGLAGGTLSFADQELTLHRHGRPEAVSMNLDYSPVLGDNGRPAGVLAIVIETTDRVAAERALKARAERLSLFDRMSRQISDLSAPEQIMTVTARLLGEHMNASVVAYADLEVDQDAFTIRGDWSAAGARSIVGSYSLDSFGETAARAMRGGKPLVIRDVVGELGRAEGAKFLAIGIQATICMPFVRGGKLAAMMAVHQNQPRAWTDEEQALVAEATERSWAHIVRVRSEAILRESEDRFRNIADHTPMMLWVTDETGYCTYLNRTWYEFTGQEPGKGEGFGWLDAVHPDDRPDAERTFIRANEERQPFETDMRVRRADGSYHWCIDGAAPRFDAQGNFLGYVGSVFDVEERREAVDKVRRSEEQLRALLEQMPIGVGVARMPDGEIFLFNQALEDMLGHPVLSGDKNTYDQYGGVDEHGAPVPLEAYPLFRAVAFGETVVGDEMLYRRPDGKIITLLGHASPILADDGTADLAVVALEDITHRKLAEAHQQLLINELSHRAKNLLAIIQSVAQQSFKGAGTASEQLARFEGRLGALSAAHGILTRERWEAVPLRRLICDTFTAVRSDDDRLTLDGGDIMLPPKVAVSLAMAIHELATNALKYGSLGVEGGRVTIRWSADDGRLRLRWKESGGPPVSRPARRGFGSRMIERGLAAELGGKVAIHFDPDGVACEVDAPMPAHG from the coding sequence ATGCCCGTGTTCCTGGATGGCGGCGGCGAATGCGGCGCCCTGATCAAATCCCGCGACTGGTCCGACAGTCTCGGGCCGGTCGAATCATGGTCGCAGAGCCTGAAGGCCGCGACCGGCCTCCTCCTGCGCTCGCCCGTGCCGATCGTCATGCTGTGGGGCGAAGACGGCATCATGCTCTACAACGATGCCTATTCGACCTTCGCCGGCGGGCGGCATCCCGAGCTCCTGGGATCGCGCGTCCGCGAAGGCTGGCCCGAGGTCGCCGACTTCAACGACCATGTGATGAAGGTCGGCCTGGCCGGCGGCACCCTTTCCTTCGCCGACCAGGAACTGACCCTCCACCGCCACGGCCGGCCGGAAGCGGTCAGCATGAACCTCGATTATTCGCCGGTGCTCGGCGACAATGGCCGGCCGGCCGGCGTCCTCGCCATCGTCATCGAGACGACCGATCGGGTGGCGGCCGAACGGGCACTGAAGGCGCGCGCCGAACGGCTCAGCCTGTTCGATCGCATGTCGCGGCAGATCAGCGATCTCTCGGCACCCGAACAGATCATGACGGTCACCGCGCGTCTGCTGGGCGAACATATGAACGCCTCGGTCGTCGCTTATGCCGACCTCGAGGTCGACCAGGACGCCTTCACCATCCGCGGCGACTGGTCTGCGGCAGGTGCGCGCAGCATTGTCGGCAGCTACAGCCTCGACAGCTTCGGTGAAACGGCGGCCCGGGCGATGCGTGGGGGCAAGCCGCTGGTGATCCGCGACGTCGTCGGCGAACTCGGCCGCGCCGAAGGCGCCAAGTTCCTGGCGATCGGCATCCAGGCGACCATCTGCATGCCGTTCGTGCGCGGCGGCAAGCTCGCCGCCATGATGGCGGTCCACCAGAACCAGCCGCGGGCCTGGACGGACGAGGAACAGGCGCTGGTCGCCGAAGCCACCGAGCGCAGCTGGGCCCACATCGTGCGGGTCCGTTCCGAAGCCATCCTTCGCGAAAGCGAGGACCGCTTCCGCAATATCGCCGACCATACGCCGATGATGCTGTGGGTGACGGACGAGACCGGCTATTGCACCTACCTCAATCGCACCTGGTACGAGTTCACCGGCCAGGAGCCCGGCAAGGGCGAGGGCTTCGGCTGGCTCGATGCCGTCCATCCGGATGACCGGCCCGATGCGGAACGGACCTTCATCCGCGCGAACGAGGAACGGCAGCCGTTCGAGACCGACATGCGGGTGCGCCGCGCCGACGGCAGCTACCACTGGTGTATCGACGGCGCCGCGCCCCGCTTCGACGCGCAGGGCAACTTCCTTGGCTATGTCGGCTCGGTGTTCGACGTCGAAGAGCGCCGGGAGGCGGTCGACAAGGTTCGCCGCAGCGAGGAGCAGCTCCGCGCCCTCCTCGAGCAGATGCCGATCGGGGTCGGCGTCGCGCGCATGCCCGACGGCGAGATCTTCCTCTTCAACCAGGCGCTGGAGGACATGCTGGGCCATCCGGTGCTGTCGGGGGACAAGAACACCTATGACCAATACGGCGGCGTCGACGAGCATGGCGCGCCGGTCCCGCTCGAAGCCTATCCCCTGTTCCGCGCGGTCGCCTTCGGGGAGACGGTGGTCGGCGACGAGATGCTCTATCGGCGTCCCGACGGGAAGATCATCACCCTGCTCGGCCATGCCTCGCCAATCCTCGCCGACGACGGCACCGCGGACCTTGCCGTGGTCGCCCTCGAGGACATCACGCACCGCAAGCTGGCCGAGGCCCATCAGCAGCTGCTGATCAACGAGCTCAGCCACCGCGCCAAGAACCTGCTCGCCATCATCCAGAGCGTCGCCCAGCAAAGCTTCAAGGGCGCTGGCACCGCGTCCGAGCAGCTCGCGCGCTTCGAAGGCCGGCTCGGCGCATTGTCGGCTGCCCACGGGATCCTCACCCGGGAACGGTGGGAAGCGGTTCCGCTGCGCCGGCTGATCTGCGACACCTTCACCGCCGTGCGGTCGGATGACGACCGGCTGACCCTTGACGGCGGCGACATCATGCTCCCGCCCAAGGTCGCCGTCAGTCTTGCCATGGCCATCCATGAACTTGCCACCAATGCGCTCAAATATGGCAGCCTGGGCGTCGAGGGCGGCCGGGTGACCATCCGCTGGAGCGCCGACGACGGCCGGCTTCGCCTCCGCTGGAAGGAAAGCGGCGGGCCACCGGTGTCGCGCCCGGCCCGTCGCGGCTTCGGCAGCCGGATGATCGAGCGCGGTCTCGCCGCCGAGCTTGGCGGCAAGGTCGCCATCCATTTCGATCCGGACGGGGTTGCCTGCGAGGTCGACGCCCCGATGCCGGCCCATGGCTGA
- a CDS encoding gamma carbonic anhydrase family protein yields the protein MPLYSLDDIGPTLSPGSWAAPSADLIGDVRLGERASVWFGAVVRADNTPILIGDDSNVQDGAVCHSDPHAPLTIGRRVTVGHQAILHGCTVADGALIGMGARVLNGAFIGERCIVGAGALVPEGKTYEGGHLLVGAPARIVRPLTDAELQMLDASAFHYAEKAALYATRLRLQA from the coding sequence ATGCCGCTCTACAGTCTCGACGATATCGGTCCCACCCTGTCCCCGGGGAGCTGGGCGGCGCCGAGCGCGGACCTGATCGGCGACGTGCGGCTGGGCGAGCGGGCAAGCGTCTGGTTCGGCGCGGTCGTCCGGGCCGACAACACGCCCATCCTGATCGGCGACGACAGCAACGTCCAGGACGGGGCGGTCTGCCATAGCGATCCGCACGCGCCGCTGACCATCGGGCGGCGGGTGACGGTCGGGCACCAGGCGATCCTTCACGGCTGCACGGTGGCGGACGGCGCCCTCATCGGCATGGGCGCCCGGGTGCTGAACGGGGCCTTCATCGGGGAGCGCTGCATCGTCGGTGCCGGGGCGCTGGTGCCGGAGGGCAAGACCTATGAGGGCGGGCACCTGCTGGTCGGGGCGCCGGCGCGGATCGTCCGGCCGCTGACCGACGCCGAACTGCAGATGCTCGACGCGAGCGCTTTCCATTATGCGGAGAAAGCGGCGCTCTACGCCACAAGGTTGCGGTTACAGGCCTGA
- a CDS encoding pirin family protein — protein sequence MIDIRPFPTLGHADHGWLDARHHFSFANYHDPGRMGWGSIRVWNDDRIAAKSGFPPHPHRDMEIVTYVRTGAITHQDSMGNKGRTGAGDVQVMSAGSGVVHAEYNLEDEETTLFQIWIETDRPGAKPGWGAMPFPREARDGAFQLLASGDADDGALTINADARVLGATLKGGSRIRLEADPARHLYLVPSAPVRVNGVAAGPRDGVAITGEATLLIEGEEDAELVLVDAR from the coding sequence ATGATCGACATTCGTCCCTTCCCGACCCTCGGCCACGCCGATCACGGCTGGCTCGATGCGCGCCACCATTTCTCCTTCGCCAACTATCATGATCCCGGCCGGATGGGATGGGGCAGCATCCGCGTGTGGAACGACGACCGGATCGCCGCCAAGTCCGGCTTCCCGCCGCACCCGCACCGCGACATGGAGATCGTCACCTACGTCCGCACCGGCGCGATCACGCACCAGGACAGCATGGGCAACAAGGGCCGGACCGGCGCCGGCGACGTCCAGGTGATGAGCGCGGGCAGCGGCGTGGTCCACGCCGAATATAATCTCGAGGACGAGGAAACGACCCTGTTCCAGATCTGGATCGAGACCGACCGGCCGGGGGCCAAGCCTGGCTGGGGCGCCATGCCGTTTCCGCGGGAGGCGCGTGACGGGGCGTTCCAGCTGCTCGCCAGCGGCGATGCGGACGACGGCGCGCTGACCATCAACGCCGATGCGCGGGTGCTCGGCGCGACGCTGAAGGGCGGCAGCCGGATCCGCCTCGAGGCCGATCCCGCGCGGCACCTGTACCTGGTGCCCTCGGCGCCGGTGCGGGTGAACGGCGTCGCCGCGGGCCCCCGCGACGGGGTCGCGATCACGGGCGAGGCGACATTGCTGATCGAGGGCGAGGAAGACGCCGAGCTGGTCCTGGTCGACGCCCGCTGA
- a CDS encoding helix-turn-helix transcriptional regulator: MERVEPIGGSGSSLAAGGQGANRCVRLSRGQLEVLRLVNQHLNSKEIGSALGISSHTVDQRIRGAIRTLGVARRSEAARLVDAYDRSIATSNLEATETPAYQRLKHQSPDIDAATDRSQIDGAISYQIRHADRTEGAGAYRLETEQRSMRDRPSLVLPWSTPHQPRNGWSVGQRLVTIAGIAIAASFSAGMFLAGLESLSRLVRP; the protein is encoded by the coding sequence ATGGAAAGAGTTGAGCCGATCGGGGGGTCGGGCTCTTCGTTGGCCGCAGGGGGGCAGGGCGCGAACCGTTGTGTTCGGCTGAGCCGCGGTCAGCTCGAAGTGCTTCGTCTCGTCAACCAGCATCTCAACTCGAAGGAGATTGGAAGTGCCCTCGGCATTTCCAGTCACACCGTCGATCAGCGCATCCGTGGTGCGATACGAACCCTTGGCGTTGCCCGGCGCAGCGAGGCCGCGCGTCTGGTCGATGCCTATGACCGGTCGATTGCCACGTCCAACCTCGAGGCCACCGAGACCCCCGCATATCAGCGATTGAAACATCAATCGCCGGACATCGACGCCGCAACGGACCGATCGCAAATCGATGGGGCGATCAGTTATCAGATTCGGCACGCTGATCGTACAGAGGGGGCCGGGGCGTATCGCCTCGAAACCGAGCAGAGGTCGATGCGTGACCGGCCCTCTCTGGTTCTTCCGTGGTCGACACCACACCAACCCCGCAACGGGTGGAGCGTGGGGCAGCGGCTGGTCACGATCGCGGGGATTGCGATCGCCGCCAGCTTCTCGGCCGGGATGTTCCTCGCGGGGCTCGAGAGTCTGTCGCGACTGGTTCGTCCCTGA
- a CDS encoding ATP-binding protein, giving the protein MTLPLVTALLDALEEPALLVEGERTEAANDAARALLGPRLVGQNIRFAIRQPQALDAILSGRTGQFEVLGIGGVERSFEVSINRLSPTLLLVRLVDRSARRAAERAQVDFVANASHELRTPLAAVLGFSETLAEEGALPESIRRRFGEQIHTQAQRMMVIIRDLMSLSRIEADRFSQPSGRVMLADVLREAIQAAAPLAAEKNCQIMLEADQSLGTVQGDLPQLRQLVDNLVGNALRYGCSAGGKAVEVRLERAGEWQRLCVRDHGEGVSPEHLPRLTERFYRVDDARSRDSGGTGLGLAIVAHIVERHRGLLEIRSRPGEGTEVEVRLPAR; this is encoded by the coding sequence ATGACCTTGCCGCTCGTCACCGCCCTGCTCGATGCGCTGGAAGAGCCGGCGCTGCTGGTGGAAGGCGAGCGGACCGAGGCGGCCAACGACGCCGCGCGCGCGCTGCTCGGGCCGCGCCTGGTCGGCCAGAACATCCGCTTTGCCATCCGCCAGCCGCAGGCGCTCGACGCCATCCTGTCCGGCCGGACCGGACAGTTCGAAGTGCTTGGCATCGGCGGGGTCGAGCGCAGCTTCGAAGTGTCGATCAACCGCCTTTCGCCGACGCTTCTGCTGGTCCGCCTGGTCGACCGGTCGGCGCGGCGCGCGGCCGAGCGGGCGCAGGTCGACTTCGTCGCCAACGCCAGCCACGAACTGAGGACTCCGCTGGCGGCGGTGCTCGGCTTCTCCGAGACACTGGCGGAAGAAGGAGCCCTTCCCGAATCCATACGCCGGCGCTTCGGCGAGCAGATCCACACCCAGGCGCAGCGCATGATGGTCATCATCCGCGACCTCATGAGCCTGAGCCGGATCGAGGCCGACCGTTTCAGCCAGCCGTCCGGACGCGTGATGCTGGCGGACGTCCTGCGCGAGGCGATCCAGGCCGCGGCACCGCTCGCCGCCGAGAAGAATTGCCAAATCATGCTCGAGGCGGATCAGAGCCTCGGGACGGTGCAGGGAGACCTGCCACAGCTGCGGCAGCTCGTCGACAATCTCGTCGGCAATGCGCTTCGCTACGGATGCAGCGCCGGGGGCAAGGCAGTCGAGGTCAGGCTCGAGCGAGCGGGCGAATGGCAGCGCCTTTGCGTTCGCGATCATGGCGAGGGGGTTTCGCCCGAGCATCTGCCCCGCCTGACCGAGCGCTTCTATCGCGTCGACGACGCCCGCAGCCGGGACAGTGGCGGGACCGGGCTCGGCCTCGCCATCGTTGCGCATATCGTCGAGCGGCACCGCGGCCTGCTCGAGATCCGCAGCAGGCCCGGCGAGGGAACCGAGGTCGAGGTTCGGCTGCCCGCGCGCTGA
- a CDS encoding substrate-binding domain-containing protein, which yields MSKFWLALPLVLAVGACGGGSNNAASQLKIVGSSTVYPFTTAIAEAFQKANAGTSVIVESTGTGSGIKLFCEGVGQKFPDMVNASRQMKKSEYDACSAAGAKQVIEVPIGIDGLTLIESNQTAPLKVSLADIYAAVAANPYGRGPNKAQTWKDVNPALPALKIRVLGPPPTSGTRDSFAELMLTKGCESDPAMKALKSSDEARHKDICTKVREDGLFVEAGENDNLLVQKVEADPGTIGVLGYSFLSANADKIRPVEIDGVLPTEATIQDLSYPGARRLYLYAKGEHAAVKPAIKGFLAQFAKEWGAGGLLEKRGLVPFKGQDAAAANSVVTGMTPLDPSTLK from the coding sequence ATGAGCAAGTTCTGGCTTGCACTGCCGCTGGTGCTGGCAGTGGGCGCATGCGGTGGGGGTTCGAACAACGCGGCCTCGCAGCTGAAGATCGTCGGTTCGTCGACCGTCTATCCGTTCACGACCGCGATCGCCGAGGCTTTCCAGAAGGCCAATGCCGGCACCAGCGTGATCGTCGAATCGACCGGCACCGGTTCGGGCATCAAGCTGTTCTGCGAAGGCGTGGGGCAGAAGTTCCCGGACATGGTCAACGCTTCGCGGCAGATGAAGAAGAGCGAATATGACGCCTGCTCCGCCGCCGGCGCCAAGCAGGTCATCGAGGTTCCGATCGGGATCGACGGCCTGACGCTCATCGAATCGAACCAGACTGCGCCGCTCAAGGTGAGCCTCGCCGACATCTACGCGGCAGTGGCCGCCAATCCCTATGGCAGGGGCCCGAACAAGGCGCAGACCTGGAAGGACGTCAATCCGGCCCTTCCGGCGCTCAAGATCCGCGTCCTCGGGCCGCCGCCGACCAGCGGCACCCGCGACAGCTTCGCCGAACTGATGCTCACCAAGGGTTGCGAGAGCGATCCGGCGATGAAGGCGCTGAAGAGTTCCGACGAGGCCAGGCACAAGGACATCTGCACCAAGGTGCGCGAGGACGGGCTGTTCGTCGAAGCCGGCGAGAACGACAATCTGCTGGTGCAGAAGGTCGAGGCCGATCCGGGCACCATCGGCGTGCTCGGCTACAGCTTCCTGTCGGCCAATGCGGACAAGATCCGCCCGGTGGAGATCGACGGCGTGCTTCCGACCGAGGCGACCATCCAGGACCTAAGCTATCCGGGCGCCCGCCGGCTCTATCTCTACGCCAAGGGCGAGCATGCGGCGGTGAAGCCGGCGATCAAGGGCTTCCTTGCCCAGTTCGCCAAGGAATGGGGTGCGGGCGGCCTGCTCGAGAAGCGCGGTCTCGTCCCCTTCAAGGGCCAGGATGCGGCGGCTGCCAATAGCGTGGTCACCGGCATGACCCCGCTCGACCCCTCGACGCTCAAGTAA